One genomic region from Neoarius graeffei isolate fNeoGra1 chromosome 4, fNeoGra1.pri, whole genome shotgun sequence encodes:
- the chpfb gene encoding chondroitin sulfate synthase 2 has product MRVATLISLARPIGPVVVGISLGFTLSLLSVTWVDESCGYGAVGVTEEAPVAAPGGAKGARKPSSIATGNAEEDDFQPKIVPYNKPEQQGPPKKVFRAKYASTELGIHERLFVAVMTSKNNLNTLAVAVNRTLNHNLDGRLIFFTGSHNRKVPHGMFVVAHGHEHPVPNMFQTVHYLLEHHVADYDWFYILHDDTYIQADRLKTLVGHLSMNLQLYMGHPGEFIGGEAQGRYCHGGSGILLSRALLLKLKPFLEHCRTDIVSVRPDEWLGRCIIDYAGISCVKEHENLHYNYFEMKKNMDLSGHESLDFQNALSVHPVRSPEQMYRLHRYFTERELQKTYEEIKKLQVEIKNISHLAVDGNRSAAWPVGVPPPFEPKSRFEVLRWDYFTEEQLFSCADGSPKCQLSGADRADVDDVIRVAVAELNKKYSPVLQLSAPQLVNGYRRFDPTRGMEYTLDLQLRAETKSGSGQSVSRRVHLLRPLSRVEIIPMPYVTEATRVHILLPLTSADCTTVVRFLDRCVSGLFEPAENAILSFLFLYEPAEAQKVATDDVFAEVKAKVSAIERRFPNVKVPWISVKTENPGLLRVLDVVSRKHPADTLFLLATADTALNSEFLNRCRMNAISGWQVFFPIHFQDFNPRVANPDQALPTAMDLVREAGHFDRYSFEEACFYNGDYMSARSHMEADVHEDEELLESLDTYDVFVRYSGLHVFRAVEPALRQEYRNHTCDARLSEDTFHRCLQSKRESIGSRSQLAMLLFEQEQGNST; this is encoded by the exons ATGCGGGTTGCGACGCTGATCTCTCTGGCGAGGCCGATCGGCCCGGTGGTGGTAGGCATCTCTCTGGGCTTCACTCTCAGCCTGCTCAGCGTCACATGGGTGGACGAGAGCTGCGGTTACGGCGCCGTCGGTGTGACCGAGGAGGCGCCAGTGGCTGCGCCGGGAGGTGCGAAGGGAGCGCGCAAGCCGAGCTCGATAGCAACGGGCAACGCCGAGGAGGACGACTTTCAGCCCAAAATAGTGCCATATAACAAGCCCGAGCAGCAAGGGCCACCGAAGAAAGTTTTCAG AGCCAAGTACGCCAGTACGGAGCTGGGTATTCATGAGCGTCTCTTTGTAGCAGTCATGACCTCCAAAAACAACCTGAACACGTTGGCTGTGGCAGTTAACAGGACCCTGAATCACAACCTGGATGGTCGCCTTATCTTTTTTACTGGTTCTCACAACCGCAAAGTCCCTCACGGGATGTTTGTGGTAGCCCACGGTCACGAGCATCCTGTGCCCAATATGTTCCAGACGGTGCATTACCTCCTGGAGCACCATGTAGCGGACTATGACTGGTTCTACATACTTCATGACGATACTTACATCCAAGCTGACAGACTGAAGACGCTGGTGGGTCACTTAAGCATGAATCTCCAGTTGTACATGGGCCACCCAGGGGAGTTCATTGGAGGTGAAGCTCAGGGAAGGTACTGTCATGGAGGCTCAGGTATCCTCCTGTCCAGAGCCTTACTGCTGAAGCTTAAGCCTTTCCTGGAGCATTGCCGAACTGACATTGTTAGTGTCAGGCCTGATGAGTGGCTGGGGCGCTGCATCATCGATTATGCTGGCATTAGCTGTGTGAAGGAGCATGAG AATCTTCATTATAATTACTTTGAAATGAAGAAGAACATGGACCTGAGTGGACATGAAAGCCTGGATTTCCAGAATGCGCTCTCGGTTCACCCAGTGAGAAGCCCGGAGCAGATGTATCGCCTGCACAGATACTTCACAGAAAGAGAGCTACAGAAAACCTATGAAGAGATCAAGAAACTTCAG GTGGAGATAAAGAACATCAGCCACTTGGCTGTGGATGGCAACAGAAGCGCAGCATGGCCTGTTGGGGTCCCGCCTCCTTTCGAGCCCAAGAGTCGGTTTGAGGTGTTGCGCTGGGACTATTTCACAGAAGAGCAGCTGTTCTCCTGTGCTGATGGCTCGCCCAAGTGCCAGCTGAGCGGCGCTGACCGTGCCGATGTGGATGATGTCATTCGGGTTGCTGTGGCTGAGCTAAATAAGAAATACTCACCTGTGCTGCAACTGAGCGCCCCACAGTTAGTCAATGGCTACCGCCGCTTTGATCCGACCCGTGGCATGGAATACACACTTGACCTTCAGCTCCGGGCTGAGACGAAATCAGGCTCGGGGCAGTCAGTGTCACGGCGTGTGCATTTGCTGCGGCCCTTAAGTCGGGTAGAGATCATCCCGATGCCGTATGTAACGGAGGCCACACGGGTCCACATTTTACTGCCCCTAACTAGTGCAGACTGTACCACAGTGGTTCGATTCCTGGATCGCTGCGTTTCAGGTCTGTTTGAGCCAGCTGAGAATGCAATACTAAGCTTCCTCTTCCTTTACGAGCCTGCAGAGGCACAGAAAGTGGCCACTGATGATGTCTTTGCAGAGGTCAAGGCAAAAGTGTCTGCAATAGAACGGCGCTTTCCGAATGTCAAAGTGCCGTGGATCAGTGTGAAGACCGAGAACCCGGGGCTCCTGCGGGTGCTGGATGTGGTATCCAGGAAGCATCCGGCAGACACTTTGTTTTTACTAGCAACTGCTGACACGGCGCTCAACTCCGAATTCCTGAACCGTTGCCGTATGAATGCTATAAGTGGCTGGCAGGTTTTCTTCCCCATCCATTTTCAAGATTTCAACCCACGAGTTGCGAATCCAGATCAGGCTCTGCCTACGGCTATGGATTTAGTGCGCGAGGCGGGCCACTTCGACCGCTATTCGTTTGAAGAGGCGTGCTTCTACAATGGCGACTACATGTCTGCTCGTTCGCACATGGAAGCCGATGTGCACGAGGATGAGGAGCTGCTGGAGAGCCTGGATACATACGATGTGTTTGTGCGCTATTCAGGCCTGCACGTGTTCCGTGCTGTGGAGCCTGCTTTGCGCCAGGAGTACCGAAATCACACGTGTGATGCCCGGCTGAGCGAGGACACCTTCCACCGTTGCCTCCAGAGCAAACGGGAAAGCATCGGCTCCCGGTCCCAGCTTGCCATGCTCCTGTTCGAACAAGAGCAAGGCAACAGCACCTGA